CGTAGAGGGCCAGACCGGTTGGCTCGCGACTCACGGGATGCGCTCCTGCACCGTGCGCGAAAGGTCGTACAGCAGCTCGGCGGCCTCGCGGGGAAGCGCCGGGTCCAACGCCGCCGTGCGCACATCATCCAGGGTATCGCCGATGAGACTGCGCAGCTGGTGGCGGGCGCCGCTCTCCTCGAGGGCCCGCTGCGCTTCGCGCACCGCGATCGGCCCGGTGTGCGCGATCGCGAGCGCGTCGTTCACACGCGGCCACGCGGGGCTCTCACGAGCCATGGCGATGAGCGGTGTGCGCTTGGACTCGCGGAGGTCTCCGCCGGCCTCGCGACCGGCCTGCTCCTCGGAGCCGAAGGCCCCGATGAGGTCGTCGACGAGCTGGAAGGCGAGCCCGAGTCGGCCGCCCGCGGCCTGCAGCGCGACGATGGCCTCGGACCCTGCGCCCGCCAGCAGCGCCCCAGCGCACATCGGCGCGCTGAAGGAGTAGACCGCGGTCTTGTTGAACGTGGCGTTCAGGATCGCGTCGGCGGCGACGTGCTCGGTGACGATCGAGTTCTCCACATCGGCGAGTTCGCCGGCGGCAGAGACGTAGATGGCCTCGTCCAGAAGCTCGAAGAGCGACGCCCGGGTCTCTCGGTCGACCTCCGCCAGGGCGATCAGGCGTGCGGCTTCGTGCAGCAGAAGATCGCCGGCCAGGATCGCTGCGGCGTCGCCGAGGAGGGCTGCGCCCGCGGCATCCGCACCGTTTCCCCGTGCACGCATCCGGAACTCACCGGCGACGTTGGGGATGCCGCGGCGCACGGTGTCGTGGTCGATGACGTCGTCGTGGACGACGAAGGCGGTGTGCAGGAGCTCGAACGCCGCGGCCACCGGCAGCACGCCGGCAGGAAGATCCTCGTCCCCGCCGAACGCCCGGTAGGACGCGACCACCAGCGCGGGACGGAACCGCTTGCCGCCGGTCGCCGCGCGTGCAATCGCATCGGCGAGTGCACCGAAGCCGGGCCCGAGTTCGCCGGCACGAGCGCCGATCCGTCGCAGCGACCGATCGATCGTGGCGTCGATGGACGTGCGGGTCTCGAGGGGGATCATGACGCGCGGCGCTGCCTGCTCATCCCGGAGTCGAACAGGTGCAGCTGCTCCGCCTGCAGGACCAGCCAAGGACTGAAGGCCCACGGCGTGCTCTCCAGCGATGCCGCCAGATCGGCGGGGTCCACCCACTGCGCGTCGGCGACCTCGAGCGGGTTCAGGACGGGCTCCTGGGTGGTCCGCGCCGTGTACACCGGGCAGACCTCGTGCTCGACGATTCCGGACGCGTCGGTCGCGCGGTAGCGGAAGAGGGGGAGTGCCAGCTCCAGATCGGTCAGGGTGAGTCCCAGCTCGAACTCGGCGCGACGGTGCACGGCGGCGAGCACCGGCTCGGCGGGACGAGGGTGCCCGCAGAACGAGTTGCTCCACACGCCCGGCCAGGTCTTCTTGCTCAGCGCTCGACGCGTCACCAGAACCTCACCGCGGGGGTTCATCACGTGACAGGAGAAGGCGAGGTGAAGCGCCGTGTCCAATCCGTGGACGCTGCTCTTGGGAGCCGTGCCGATCGCGCGGCCCTCATCGTCGAGGAGGACCACATGGTCGACGTCGTTCATGTTCACTCCTCATTTTGCTAGTTTAGCTAGCGATATCCTTCCGCCGATGATACAAGGGGAGGGAGGGAGTGTCCAACATGCCACACGTCGAGGCCGCGACATCAGCCCATGGCGAATCCGTCATGGATGTGCTGCAGGCGATCCGCGCCTTCAGCGACGCCATGGATCGCATGCACGCCGAGATGAAGAGCGGCATGGAGATGAACTCGACCGACCTTGCAGCGCTGCGCATGCTGATCATGCGCGAGCAGCGCGGGTCGAGTGTCAGCCCGCACGAACTGGCATC
This portion of the Microbacterium pygmaeum genome encodes:
- a CDS encoding polyprenyl synthetase family protein, with protein sequence MIPLETRTSIDATIDRSLRRIGARAGELGPGFGALADAIARAATGGKRFRPALVVASYRAFGGDEDLPAGVLPVAAAFELLHTAFVVHDDVIDHDTVRRGIPNVAGEFRMRARGNGADAAGAALLGDAAAILAGDLLLHEAARLIALAEVDRETRASLFELLDEAIYVSAAGELADVENSIVTEHVAADAILNATFNKTAVYSFSAPMCAGALLAGAGSEAIVALQAAGGRLGLAFQLVDDLIGAFGSEEQAGREAGGDLRESKRTPLIAMARESPAWPRVNDALAIAHTGPIAVREAQRALEESGARHQLRSLIGDTLDDVRTAALDPALPREAAELLYDLSRTVQERIP
- the idi gene encoding isopentenyl-diphosphate Delta-isomerase, which translates into the protein MNDVDHVVLLDDEGRAIGTAPKSSVHGLDTALHLAFSCHVMNPRGEVLVTRRALSKKTWPGVWSNSFCGHPRPAEPVLAAVHRRAEFELGLTLTDLELALPLFRYRATDASGIVEHEVCPVYTARTTQEPVLNPLEVADAQWVDPADLAASLESTPWAFSPWLVLQAEQLHLFDSGMSRQRRAS